GGCAAAGGCATAGCTTGAGTTAATTTGTATGATAAGGCCGGTCCTGagctaaaacgaataaaacctTTGCTTTAGGTTCCAAAATTATGTTATACTTATATTTTAGGGGCAACAGTTTAACTAAATAGGCAATGGTGTAGTAGTTGGTGCTGTATAACTTGTGTTACGGAAGTGGTGGCTTTGATtttatacttttacatttttataggctatatattttattaaaggatTTAAAGTTGTTGGGCTTTAGGCGTCACATGGTGCTGGACGGGACCTGACGTATTGCAGGCATTCTGATAATCTGTTTCAAAATTGGACACTTTTTTCCTTATAATTTGTGTGTGCGTGAAATCAGCACAAGTGTCACATATGTGTTTTTAACACTTTTAGTTTATTAAACAAACTTCTTGGGATGAACACAAGTTGGatacttttcattttttggtatatttgatatttgatttgTCTTGTAAGAATAATATAAATTCATACTTGTATTTGACTTACTAAAAATGAGTATTTGTTATTTCGAATACTTCCTCAAAAATGATACTCtactataaataaatttatattttattttgtttatactGTTAGAATAATATGGAAAATATTCTAATTCAAATATTTGTGCATATTGTAAACAAGAAAATGATCAGAAACATCAATAACTCGATAAACGGATATCTTTTGCTTTTCATTACAACAAAAATGTCTATAGGCAAGTAACGAGTAATACAAACcgagtaataattttttttcatacttGTTACATTTATACTTGCAAGTATTACTTGATACTCGACTTGATAACGACGACTACTTAAAAAATCAAGACGGAAGCAGGGCGAAATAGCAAATATAAGCTGAGTAACTAGTATTTATGCCAAATTTTAATTGGTGATAATGATATATATGGAAAAATCGTTTCTACGCTAAAGTTTTTCTATACAAATCAAGATCAACGCAAATGTTACATTTGATCAAATAAATTGATACGAATTAATTGGTATCAATGTGGCATCACATAGCTGTTATTAGAAGCAATAAACCTGAGTCATGCGAtttggaaattaaaaaaaacgtaCGCAAAGGTGTAACCATCGAAAAAATTAAGTATTAGGATGGTGTATCATCCgtccaatgtttttaaacccgacctTGACACTGTACCGGATAACTTATCGGGTCGCTGGATCACTGGATCGACCGCGGATGAACCGTagattaataaatgaattaattttattatataataatatattagctatgaaaataaaaatatagaaactaaaatttaatattttctaaatattttttaaaacataaaataatagtctggatatgtatatattttatgtttttagacgatacttaactttagtttttatatttttatttttatttgacatacaaaatatcaaaaaatagtttaaactatttaaaatttctgTAACAAGATAAGAATTATaacatctaaaaaaatcaagacataaaattcataaatatttaaatatctaatatgaataataaattaaacttcaaatccaaaataaaccaaaagtaaaagatcattgtaataaattgtcaataacaaaaataaattaacaccaaatcacatcagtcgttcacttcattttcttcagatGACATAGTAAAATcttcattaaaatctaaaatcacaaataaaactaaaaaggaaaaacataaCTTCTTTTTTATGTCAACACCTAACTTCTTGGTTggaaacttaaaatataaaccataattaaaaactaaaaaaataaaagttatttattggtttaaCTGGTGGTTAAACCGGCATTTGGTTACGGGTTTTAGTGGGGTTTTGCGAATTTTTACGGGTTTCTAAATATTAGATTTTTCACAAAACATAAACCTAATTTTTTTCTGGGTCACGGAGTTTACTGGTTTAACCGCGAGTCCGGATCAGGTTTCAAAACACTGCATCCATCCGTAGATAAATGAATGGACATAATAACAacttatgtaaaattatatctcaCGACTTTATAATCTTTATTCAAATAAACGAAAATTTAGGGATtggaaaaaagagagaataatTTAATGGAAATTGCATTCACTAGCCAAACAAAAAACCGTAATTCATTAATCAACCAAAAttctttacaaaattaatttctttttttttgttattttgaaaaacatatttgtcattttaaaaaacatacttcctccgtttcttaaaaaatatatattttagaaaaaaatttgttcaagaagatacattttttacatttctaatgcataaattaattgcaaattataaacttaaaaaaatataattgtgtttattaaaattatattagttaAAATTTATAGAGAATAACTATTaactgaaaataatttattggtAACAAAATgtgatatatttgttttaataagtGCGAaaatcttaaaatgtacatcttTAAAGGAGgagtatttgttattttttcggTATTCAATCCATAGTTCCACCAAACTTCTGACTTCCGAGTCCAATCAGTAAAAACTTGACGAGTTTCTCGGAACAAATGCTGTAATGGACCACAAGGGGTTAAAATAATCTCATATGGACCTCttgcctttttattttaaaaataaattaaaattaaatcaaaaataagaagaaaagaccATGAAGACTAGAAAGTTCTACTTATTTACTAACCCAACCACTCATTATCCTAACCCACTAACCCGATCCTACTCAATTCGGATCCCTAAATCCCCAAAAACTCTCTTTCTCAAACATCATCCCTCTCACgattttcatcttcatcttccatTACTATTTCTTCAAAATCAAACTAAAATCATGTAACATCCACCTGATTTCTCCTTTGTTACTCAATTTCATCTATTCCATAATCAATCCTGACTCATAATGTTAAGAAcccatattttaatttttttaatcaaaatttctTCATCTCATTatccaaatcaaaatcaaaaatttcttcaaattttatgaaatttcatTATTATCCCGAATCGATCAATTCTCCATCTTTCTCAATCCATTTTctcttatataaaattgaatCTCGTGTTCAATGTACAAAATTTCCGACAATGAAAAACACAGAGTATTACTAATACAACTGAAACTAGTATAACTGGTATAACTGAAACTAGTATAACTCGTACAACTAGAACGTGAATAACTAATACAACAAatataactagtataactaatATAATTAGAACGtgtataactagtataacttTACAATTAACTGGACTAATCTCTCTTGCCTGCATGTGTCAAATAtatgaatagtatatttttaataatatttgatttggaATTGATATGTTTataagttgtactagttatactagttgtacgatattcgaaaaaaaaatcatcttcatttttttggtcTCGAGGCAAAAAAGCTAGATGCGGAGCCAAAAAATTCTTCAGCCATTGCTCTaaaaacgcgagtcatcggaaagaagaaaaatattgggtttgatatatgatttttgtgttttttttgcaaataatcATTTTAATCTTGATGTATTAATACAATTCTTATCAACAAttgtaatattttagtttgtttatcaagataatataatagatattagaaagaaaaaaaatttgcaaCAAATAATCAGTAAAAATATTGATTAAGAATTATTTACCAAAATAAATcagtttaataaaataactttttaaattacatttaattagtAAATGATATAAATCAGCAGTTGtaaatgttacatatttttgaataacttcTTAAAATTGATACTAACTTTGTGTAAAATGAATTgatgcaaataatttatatttttacatcaaTGATTAAATGAATTGATGTAATTTATATGCATCGCCGATTATTTTAGTAGAACTGATACAACTAAAGCAACATATTAACATGTAGTTCAaccataatgtttaaaatatgataCACATTAAAACTTCATGCACAATACAAGACGAAAtaacatagttgtactagtattTGAGTTGTGCCGGTTTGTACAcagttgtactagtttttgagTTGTATCGGTTTGTACATAGTTGTACTTTGGCACTGAAATCGAAAAAACTAGTTGTACCACATAAAACTTAAACTTACCTTAGTTGTACCACTTCTTTATGTGTACATGTCTTTGCTCCAACAAAATGAAATCatcaattttgttaaaatacattCCATGTatgttttctaaaaattatgtggacaaagaagttaacaaaccttaaaaatATAAGGTAGATCAGGCAAATCTTATGAGATGGtgcaaaaacttcaaaaaaaaaaaaattatcacaaataaaaagaaacttaTCTAAATACTTACCAATTTGGCCAGATAATTGTTTTTTTCCATATAGAATATCCAATGGAATATATCAATTTTAGAACCTGAATAGTTGTACTAGATATATCAGTATCACTAACTTGGTAAATAAGACATAGTTGAACCAATTATACCAGTATCACATGTATTGTTTGATACAAAGGCAAAAGTTGTACCAGTTGTACCATACACAAAAATGATTTATTCTACAATATCATCTTTCATACTTTAACAACATTATATTAAACCTTAGAATCTGACTCATAATGTTAACATACATATTATGTGACTAAACTGAAACAtaaaacattagaaaaataaagagagaCATAGAAGAGTGAGTGAAAAATAGAGGGTGAGAGTATACACTTACCAAGCGATTTCAGAACCAAGGACGACGCACAAGTGCTGTTTTACGGTGTCATAAGCTGTAGAAAGACCTTAAGAAACATATGTAAATGTTTGTGGATGAAGAGTTGAAGAAGATAGCTTTGGGTGGTGAATGTaatgaatttttgttttggttgaaggtgaaatgaaaaagaagaagaagaagaatggttAAATTTATGGTGGGACCCAGGCGAGAGAAGGAGAGATTTAATGAAAGATCGGACGACACAGAGAAAAGATCCGACGGCTAAGATGAATTTCATTAATGGTATTATTGTAATtatcttatttcttttcttcCGAAGATCTAACGGCTCATATTATAAAACAGATGATCTGATCTAATGGTTCATTTTAAGCCATCATTAAAGGCAAAATGGTAATTTTCTTCTACTTGGtccatgtaaatttttttaggATGCCTGAGACTTGTTTTTGGCCATTTGCTCCATTTCAGATTTTAGTCCGAGTTTCTCTGAGAAATCCCAAAACAGCTTTCCGATGAGCAATTGCTGCTGCATTTCTCACAAATTCGCCGATGCAGCCTCCTCTAACCCTCACAAAGTCGCCGTCACTCATTCCTCGGCCAGGTTCATGTCGGATTCTCCTCGACCTGTTCACGACGGTGACACAACTTTCACCTTCGCCGACCTATCTTCATCCGTCGATTCTCTCAGCCTTCGTCTCCGTCGCATTCTCGATGCTCCAGTCCACAACGATCCTCACCTCATCACTCCACAACAATCATCTCCAGGTACAGATAAGCTCGCTGAGTCAGGTGTATACATCCCAAAGGTGTTGGCCTTATACATGCCGCCTTCAGCTGAATACATAATCTCTGTGCTTTCTGTTTTGAGGATTGGAGAAGCCTTTTTGCCTTTAGATCCTTCTTGGCCGAGAGATAGGGTCTCGTCCATTCTTTCCTCTTCGAATGTTGCTCTTGTTATCGCCTGCGGCTCTTCTTTCGATCAGTTCGGGTGTGAGCCGCTTTGCAGATCGCACTGGCTTGCTCAAAGCAGCGCCCACCACCCTGTGTTGTTCTTTTCCATGAGTGAGAGGTTGAGTGCTGAAGCTGCTCCCCGCTCAACCCTTGCTTGGCCTTGCAAGAAAGAGAGGCAAAGGAAGTTTTGTTATCTCATCTACACTTCGGGATCTACTGGAAAGCCTAAAGGAATATGTGGCACTGAGCAAGGTTAGGTTTGTTGTGATTATTCTGTTATTCATGTTTCTATTCATTGTACTAGAAAATAACTAATGGTAGTagttttttacttttctttttgtagataatttggataaattcatctatagttttcgtttctcatcttctttttttacGTGAAAAGTGAATATCTGAAACTTCTGTCCTTTGATCTCCGAAGGACTTTTAAACCGTTTCATGTGGATGCAAGAGCACTATCCTGTTGTTGGAGAGCAGCAATTCGCTTTCAAGTCTTCAGTTGGTTTTATTGATCATTTGCAGGAGTTTCTTGGCGCTACTCTCAATTCCACCCCATTAGTCATTCCTCCTTTTACTCTCCTTAAACAGAATATGATATCCATCATTGATTTTCTGGAGGTAATAGTTATGCTTCCTTTTGTTTGGATATGAATATACAACCACCTTTTCCAGGTGTCATGCTGTTGACTGTTGAGatccctgtttttttttttctaatcaaagtattttttttatagataatcTTTGTCGTTTCTCGTTTTTCTGTTTCTAATATTCCATTTACAAGTCGAAAAGTTGGTTTAAGCATCTTCACTAGGTTGCATATTGGGGATCAAATACGTAACTCAAAGCAATAAACAATGCAGAGAGTCCCACTGTATCTTAATCTTAATCGTTGTGATGATAAATCCATTGGATGCTATGTTGCATCATGATAGCTTTctagtttcttatatttaactCCACTATAGTCATGATTTATCCTTAAGAACAGCATATAGCGTTACTATATTTATTAGTTGGAGCAAAGTAAATCGTTGTCATGATAAAGAACAGTTATAGCTTCTCTTGTTTGTTGTTTAAGTTAAGGTTTCTTTCATTAGATTTAAACTGCTTTATCTTTCATTGTATTACTTTTTGTTTCCATTCGTGTAATGgtcgtaaaatattttttttatccatGTTGATAGGCGTATTCTATCAGTAGGCTCGTAGCTGTCCCATCGATGGTCAGAGCTATTCTACCTACTTTACAACATCGTGGACATAATAAGCTCCAAAGTTGCCTGAAGCTGGTAGTTTTAAGTGGCGAAACCTTTCCTCTGAGCCTGTGGGATTCACTTCACACGCTACTTCCGGAAACATGTTTTCTGAACCTATATGGGAGTACAGAGGTGAGAAAATATGCTTATTATGATTTAATCTCAAGGTTCTTCTTAAGCTTTTGTAtactttaaaaattttttttagcaGTGCCGGATAGTTGTTCTACCAGACTTGTGTTAATGGTTTCAAAGGTGTTAGAAAGATGTTATATAATTTGAAGACTTCGTTGTTCTGCTTGTTTGATATTTAGGCTGAGGGTAACTGGTTGTAGCTAGCTGGTTAGAGTTCTGATATTATCCTTTCCACATTCTCTTGCAGCACTTCACAGACATTGATTGTGTATCGATTAGCCTTTCATTGTGTAGGTATCAGGGGACTGCACTTATTTTGACTGCAGTGGCTTGCCAAAACTCTTAGAGACCGAGAAGATCGGTAGTGTTCCTATTGGCAAGCCGATTTCCAATTGCAAAATTTTACTTCTTGGTGATGAAGATAAACCGTGTGAGGGAGAAATATGTGTTGGTGGTCTCTGTCTTTCTCAAGGATACCTGCATTCCTCGATAGAGTCCCAAAGCTACGTGATGCTGCATAATACCTCACTCTGCAATCATTTAACCAGTGATTGTGGAAGTCAGCTTTATTATAGAACTGGTGATTACGGCCGAAAGCTTTCTAGTGGTGATTTGGTTTTTATTGGAAGAAGGGATCGAACTGTTAAAGTCAATGGACAACGCCTGTCCCTTGAAGAGATTGAAACAACTCTAGAACTAAATCCATATGTTACTGAAGCTGTTGTTATACTTAACAGAGATCAGACAGAGCTTGCTTCACTTGATGCCTTTTTAGTACTGAACAAGGAAACCAAGTCTGATGAAGATGTCATATATTCTATCAGAAATGGGATGAGAGAAAAACTTCCCTCGGTGATGATTCCTAACCATTTTGTTTTGGTGGAGTCACTGCCAAGTACTTCAAGTGGGAAAGTTGATTATGAAGCACTAGCAAGGTTGAAATGTCCTAGAAGTAGAAGTCATGGTGAAGATATGATGCATATCAATGAAACTGATAGTCTACTGGATACTATTAAAAAGGTGTGAAAGCTTTCATCCTGTTTGTACATAAACTTTGAATTTCAATATTTGTTTGAGCGTTTATGGCATTATCCTTGATTGACTATACaaacgaaaatatataatttcttgaTCTTCTGGTACAGGCCGTTTGTGATGCTTTAATGGTCAAAGATGTttcagatgatgatgatttcttTGCCATTGGTGGAGACTCTTTAGCCGCAGCGCATCTTTCTCATAGTCTTGGTATTGATATGAGATTGATCTACCAATTTCGAAGTCCGTCCAAGCTTGTGATCTGTATGTCCGAGAAGAAAGGCAAGTTAAGAGAAGATATGCAACACAACACCATTCAGAAGCCAGACCACAAGACAGAGATTGAGGATAGTAATGAGTTGGTTAGTAGACCTTCAAGAATGCAGTGTGAGAACAGCGTCTCTGCAAAGCGATTGAAAATTGATTCAGATCAGTTCTCTTCCAAAAGcatgaaagataaaatatcATGGGATTCAGGATATTCTGAAATGCAGTGTGCATTCAGTCGGTGCAACAATGTACATTATCTAAACTCGTGTGGTAACGAAGGGGGAAACCGAGAAAACTGGTCGGTGGAGTTGCCAAGGAACCAAATGGTCTCTATTCAAGAGCTATGGAAAGTTCATATGGAGTCTTGTGTAGATGCCTCGCCCCTGGTTGTGTTGAAGCATTCCAAAACTTATCTATTTATTGGGTCTCATTCACGTAAATTTTTCTGCATcgatgcaaataggtatgcatcTTTAATTTTCGATATCAACGCATTACTGGATATAGTTAGAAAATGAGATGATTTGGGTTTAAATTCTTAGGCTGGACTTCTAACAAATGATACACTTTACTGTGCTAACTAGTGGTTCGATCTGTTGGGAGACCATTTTAGAAGGAAGGATCGAAGGTTCAGCCATGGTAGTTGGTGACTTTTCTCAGGTTAGTCTTTTGTATTGCTCGCTGTATCCTATATAATTCAGTTGAACAGTTTTGGGGACATCTCCAATGCTAGGTCGTTATTGGATGCTACAAAGGAAAATTATATTTCTTAGATTTCTCAACTGGAAGCTTATGTTGGACATTCCAAGCAGGTGGTGAGGTATAATCCAAGCTACAAGTATATTTCTTAGATTTATACTTTGTTTATATACTTGTAACTTTAATTTCTGTGTCATATACTTTCTCATTTCTAGAAGTTGTTCTTAGATGGTTTAGCTGACTTAACACACTATGCTTTCCTTTTTCGATGAAGATAAAGTGCCAACCTGTGGTGCACACATCTTCACAACTGATATGGTACTACGATTGATGACCCTTTCTGTTACTGTTTTATCTCACTATGTGTTTACTTAAAAAAGCTTTATTTCATTATGTAGACCTTACATTCATACTTTCATGGTTACCAATGGTTTATTATGCTCTTCTTGTTTCATATATTATCCTGTTAGCTACTTGAAAATTGTAATGGAAACTAATACGAGTTTGGAAATAATTATCAGGAGCAGCGACTGAAGTAAAAAATGTGTTTGCTTAAAAGTTTTATTTCGTTCTGTAGACTGTATTTTGCCAAAGTTCTTCTAAAAGTTATCAACCACCAATCTTAATTTTTGCTCGATTCATGCAGGTGCGGATCACATGACCACACTCTCTATGCCCTTGACTATAGGAGCCAACGCTGTGTTTATAAGCTGCAGTGTGGTGGGAGCATATTTGCGTCACCTATAATTGATGAGGTGAAGTCTTAAACTACTCGTTCCACATGGTTATGCAATAGTTGCCTGTCCAAAGCTAAAAGCACATCATCTTTAATGATTACGAGTTCTATTGATCTCACCTAATTCATCTTTAGTGGTTGCTTCACCCAGGGTCATAGTTCACTTTATGTGGCTTCTACAAGTGGCCGCGTGACAGCTGTATCAATAAAGGTATGTGCCTTGGGATCCATAACCTTAGCTAAAGCCGTATGTGTTGTTACTTGAAAAGGGACAGTATTTGATGACGAATTTCATTTGCCTTATTTTTATTGTATGTATGATATGAATAGGGCAGGTCAGATCTACAAAATATTCCTTGGAGTAATTGTTCACTACCAAATAATCTGGTCTGCCTTACTCAATAGAAATGTTTAGCTTATCTGTTCTGCATTACATTTTACTTGGATCTAGAAAAGAGTCTGTTGTTTATCGATCAAACTTGGAGATGGAATTTTTTTATTCAGATAATGTTAGCAAATGCAGGATTTCCCATTTCACACCTTGTGGGTACTTGAACTAGATGCACCGACTTTTGGTTCCCTGTCCATTATCCCATCAAGCCGAAGCGGTATGTATgcttttcttttgctttttctATTTAAATCCTCATTATATATCCTTGATTTCAGCATCACTGTTATTCTCTATTTTCTGTCGCAGTTATTTGCTGCTTGGTTGACGGCCAAGTTGTCGCAATAAGTCCGTCTGGAACTATTATTTGGAAGGTGTGTGTATAACTTGATCTTAGTGCCTTTCAGTGATATCATATAGCGTTTCTTTGGTTCTTATGCTATCTAGGAGATACTGAATGATGGTCGTATAGGCATCTTTTGTTCCTGGCAATTTCTTTTGGTCTTCTCGCAGTTGTCCAACTACTCAGTTATTACTTTGATGCAGTATAGGACTGGCGGGCCCATATTTGCTGGGCCTTGCATGTCATATGTGCTTCCTTCtcaggtattttttttttgtggtaaaTTCTGTGTGTTAATTCATGTAATCACTTGCTTCTTAAGGACAGCTACAATCTATCCTTGTTGACTACACGTCTATTTTTCTGCAGGTGCTCGTGTGCTGTAGAAATGGAAGTGTTTATTCACTAGAACCGGTACTTGCCTATTTTCTTTGGACGTTAATATACTTCACTTGTTGCTgtctactgtttttttttattttgtgagaGAGATGTGCTTTTTTTAAGTAGTGCGATAGACTTTAGTTCCAAGCAAGTACAACTATATCATGATGTCTCGCTATATTCCACAAGGACATTGATAGGGACGTTCATGAGTATTAGTTGTTATGGTACTCGTCAGGTCTCAATTCTTCAGTATCACGAGTCATGACTATTTTGTGTAAATTTGCTACTGCAGGAGTCCGGGTGTCATCTGTGGGAATACAATATCGGTGACCCGATCACGGCATCTGCATACATCGATGAGAATCTGCATTTTGAATCGCATCAGCTCCTTGGATCAGACAGGTATATGAATCTAAGCACATATGAATGTATTTAATCATCATggatatatgatgatggtacATATGTTTTCTAGGTTGGTGTCTGTATGCTCTAGCTCGGGAAGAGTTCATGTCCTTCGCGTGAGAGCTAGTCTCAGCAGAGATTCACATGAATCAAAAGTAGGAGAAATAGCAAAGTTGGAGTTGCAGGCAGACATTTTCTCTTCACCAGTGATGATTGGTGGCCGGATTTTTGTTGGCTGTCGTGACGACTATGTGCATTGCCTCACTCTTGAGAGCTGCATGTAGAAGAGGTTATACTCATTTTGAAATCTTATATATAATCATGGAAGTTTTGAGTTTGATTCCAGAAAAGTCTTTATTAAATTTTGCTTAATATTTTAGGAATTCTGAATGCTAAATAAATTGTTTACTTAATTTTGAATGATCCTGTTGTACGGTGttaactatattttattattaagtgGATTCGAAAAACGTATATTGGGGAATAAGTCAACTTGAA
The sequence above is drawn from the Brassica napus cultivar Da-Ae chromosome A8, Da-Ae, whole genome shotgun sequence genome and encodes:
- the LOC106418964 gene encoding putative acyl-activating enzyme 19 isoform X1, producing MSNCCCISHKFADAASSNPHKVAVTHSSARFMSDSPRPVHDGDTTFTFADLSSSVDSLSLRLRRILDAPVHNDPHLITPQQSSPGTDKLAESGVYIPKVLALYMPPSAEYIISVLSVLRIGEAFLPLDPSWPRDRVSSILSSSNVALVIACGSSFDQFGCEPLCRSHWLAQSSAHHPVLFFSMSERLSAEAAPRSTLAWPCKKERQRKFCYLIYTSGSTGKPKGICGTEQGLLNRFMWMQEHYPVVGEQQFAFKSSVGFIDHLQEFLGATLNSTPLVIPPFTLLKQNMISIIDFLEAYSISRLVAVPSMVRAILPTLQHRGHNKLQSCLKLVVLSGETFPLSLWDSLHTLLPETCFLNLYGSTEVSGDCTYFDCSGLPKLLETEKIGSVPIGKPISNCKILLLGDEDKPCEGEICVGGLCLSQGYLHSSIESQSYVMLHNTSLCNHLTSDCGSQLYYRTGDYGRKLSSGDLVFIGRRDRTVKVNGQRLSLEEIETTLELNPYVTEAVVILNRDQTELASLDAFLVLNKETKSDEDVIYSIRNGMREKLPSVMIPNHFVLVESLPSTSSGKVDYEALARLKCPRSRSHGEDMMHINETDSLLDTIKKAVCDALMVKDVSDDDDFFAIGGDSLAAAHLSHSLGIDMRLIYQFRSPSKLVICMSEKKGKLREDMQHNTIQKPDHKTEIEDSNELVSRPSRMQCENSVSAKRLKIDSDQFSSKSMKDKISWDSGYSEMQCAFSRCNNVHYLNSCGNEGGNRENWSVELPRNQMVSIQELWKVHMESCVDASPLVVLKHSKTYLFIGSHSRKFFCIDANSGSICWETILEGRIEGSAMVVGDFSQVVIGCYKGKLYFLDFSTGSLCWTFQAGGEIKCQPVVHTSSQLIWCGSHDHTLYALDYRSQRCVYKLQCGGSIFASPIIDEGHSSLYVASTSGRVTAVSIKGRSDLQNIPWSNCSLPNNLDFPFHTLWVLELDAPTFGSLSIIPSSRSVICCLVDGQVVAISPSGTIIWKYRTGGPIFAGPCMSYVLPSQVLVCCRNGSVYSLEPESGCHLWEYNIGDPITASAYIDENLHFESHQLLGSDRLVSVCSSSGRVHVLRVRASLSRDSHESKVGEIAKLELQADIFSSPVMIGGRIFVGCRDDYVHCLTLESCM
- the LOC106418964 gene encoding putative acyl-activating enzyme 19 isoform X3, which translates into the protein MSNCCCISHKFADAASSNPHKVAVTHSSARFMSDSPRPVHDGDTTFTFADLSSSVDSLSLRLRRILDAPVHNDPHLITPQQSSPGTDKLAESGVYIPKVLALYMPPSAEYIISVLSVLRIGEAFLPLDPSWPRDRVSSILSSSNVALVIACGSSFDQFGCEPLCRSHWLAQSSAHHPVLFFSMSERLSAEAAPRSTLAWPCKKERQRKFCYLIYTSGSTGKPKGICGTEQGLLNRFMWMQEHYPVVGEQQFAFKSSVGFIDHLQEFLGATLNSTPLVIPPFTLLKQNMISIIDFLEAYSISRLVAVPSMVRAILPTLQHRGHNKLQSCLKLVVLSGETFPLSLWDSLHTLLPETCFLNLYGSTEVSGDCTYFDCSGLPKLLETEKIGSVPIGKPISNCKILLLGDEDKPCEGEICVGGLCLSQGYLHSSIESQSYVMLHNTSLCNHLTSDCGSQLYYRTGDYGRKLSSGDLVFIGRRDRTVKVNGQRLSLEEIETTLELNPYVTEAVVILNRDQTELASLDAFLVLNKETKSDEDVIYSIRNGMREKLPSVMIPNHFVLVESLPSTSSGKVDYEALARLKCPRSRSHGEDMMHINETDSLLDTIKKAVCDALMVKDVSDDDDFFAIGGDSLAAAHLSHSLGIDMRLIYQFRSPSKLVICMSEKKGKLREDMQHNTIQKPDHKTEIEDSNELVSRPSRMQCENSVSAKRLKIDSDQFSSKSMKDKISWDSGYSEMQCAFSRCNNVHYLNSCGNEGGNRENWSVELPRNQMVSIQELWKVHMESCVDASPLVVLKHSKTYLFIGSHSRKFFCIDANSGSICWETILEGRIEGSAMVVGDFSQVVIGCYKGKLYFLDFSTGSLCWTFQAGGEIKCQPVVHTSSQLIWCGSHDHTLYALDYRSQRCVYKLQCGGSIFASPIIDEGHSSLYVASTSGRVTAVSIKVRSTKYSLE
- the LOC106418964 gene encoding putative acyl-activating enzyme 19 isoform X2, with protein sequence MSNCCCISHKFADAASSNPHKVAVTHSSARFMSDSPRPVHDGDTTFTFADLSSSVDSLSLRLRRILDAPVHNDPHLITPQQSSPGTDKLAESGVYIPKVLALYMPPSAEYIISVLSVLRIGEAFLPLDPSWPRDRVSSILSSSNVALVIACGSSFDQFGCEPLCRSHWLAQSSAHHPVLFFSMSERLSAEAAPRSTLAWPCKKERQRKFCYLIYTSGSTGKPKGICGTEQGLLNRFMWMQEHYPVVGEQQFAFKSSVGFIDHLQEFLGATLNSTPLVIPPFTLLKQNMISIIDFLEAYSISRLVAVPSMVRAILPTLQHRGHNKLQSCLKLVVLSGETFPLSLWDSLHTLLPETCFLNLYGSTEVSGDCTYFDCSGLPKLLETEKIGSVPIGKPISNCKILLLGDEDKPCEGEICVGGLCLSQGYLHSSIESQSYVMLHNTSLCNHLTSDCGSQLYYRTGDYGRKLSSGDLVFIGRRDRTVKVNGQRLSLEEIETTLELNPYVTEAVVILNRDQTELASLDAFLVLNKETKSDEDVIYSIRNGMREKLPSVMIPNHFVLVESLPSTSSGKVDYEALARLKCPRSRSHGEDMMHINETDSLLDTIKKAVCDALMVKDVSDDDDFFAIGGDSLAAAHLSHSLGIDMRLIYQFRSPSKLVICMSEKKGKLREDMQHNTIQKPDHKTEIEDSNELVSRPSRMQCENSVSAKRLKIDSDQFSSKSMKDKISWDSGYSEMQCAFSRCNNVHYLNSCGNEGGNRENWSVELPRNQMVSIQELWKVHMESCVDASPLVVLKHSKTYLFIGSHSRKFFCIDANSGSICWETILEGRIEGSAMVVGDFSQVVIGCYKGKLYFLDFSTGSLCWTFQAGGEIKCQPVVHTSSQLIWCGSHDHTLYALDYRSQRCVYKLQCGGSIFASPIIDEGHSSLYVASTSGRVTAVSIKDFPFHTLWVLELDAPTFGSLSIIPSSRSVICCLVDGQVVAISPSGTIIWKYRTGGPIFAGPCMSYVLPSQVLVCCRNGSVYSLEPESGCHLWEYNIGDPITASAYIDENLHFESHQLLGSDRLVSVCSSSGRVHVLRVRASLSRDSHESKVGEIAKLELQADIFSSPVMIGGRIFVGCRDDYVHCLTLESCM